In Buteo buteo unplaced genomic scaffold, bButBut1.hap1.1 HAP1_SCAFFOLD_87, whole genome shotgun sequence, the DNA window ATGCCGTCAGTAGAAACGCAGGATGAGATGCCTCCATTGACCCATGGATGCCTTCCCTCATCAGGGGTAAAGGagatccctgcctgcctctctctgGGTATCCTGTCTAATAATACGACCAAAAATTGTGTCATGTAGATGTAACTTTGTCTCTGAgagaagaattttatttcaggaaacaaGTGTCTCTCCCTAGCTGAGGGAGGCAACACCAGTGtttgcttcagcctgtttcccagcaggttcccctggagccccagggacacctggagggagcccagagggggcagagaaagtgctgccttgggctggtcctctgctgctgagctgggctgggctcctgggctggagggagctcatggcaagcaggcagcactgcagagagacagctctgcccaggagcagctcctctgcaaagcacagcagggctgcgggcactgcctgcaggcacaaGGGGAGAGAAgtgaggcagagagagatgtTAAAGGCAGTCTAGGGTGGGAGGACTGAGAAGAGCTGACTTGGAGGAAAATCTTCACAGCCCTTAACAGGGTAAGTGTCTTACTGCAGGGCAATGCAGCTGTGGTTTGTGGAATGACCTCCTAAAGCTGGCACATGCCACAGCCTATCGTATCTCTCAGGAAAACTCTCACAGTTTgtgcagtgcagagaaaaaggacgtgctttggagcacagcttccctgctgcaccctcagagggacagggcatgtcagctgccttcacccggggatggctgcagagtgtgaaggtgggtgtgcagccaggggtgcccagggctgtccttctgaGCAGGGTCCTTGCATCCCAGAGTtctgtgtgctggggcagggactctgcCGCTGGTCAGGGTAAGTACTCTGCCTGCCTGAGGAACTCCAAcagcagagtggggagaagctgtgggtggaagaAGCAAcccccagcagggcagggtcctTCTGCTGGCAAGAGGGTGCTGTGTAGATCAGGGCAGCTCACAGTGCCCAGATTATCCCTAGGACATTTCCGAGGGCACTTTTCAAGGGCAAGGTCAAAGCAGGGATTGCGATAAACATCAGGAACTTTCCtgagtttgtgttttctgtttcctactcTTGGggaattttcagaagaaatggaaaaggagctgtCACGCTTGGACAGCTCACTGAGACTCCTGAGGTGTAACTGTGAGGGATCAGTAGGACTGATAGGAGCCTCCTGAAGTAGCGCACAGGGACTGAGAACAACTGCCTGGCTATATTGATGTCTGGGAGGTGGCATGTACAGCTGGGTAAGGGTAAGTCTTCCCAGGGActtcagctgcctctgcctttgcctctcTGAGCCAGACCCTCACTCTAATTTTCCTTGCTTCTCCACTAGTCTGTGTTATTGCAACTGTTACCTTGTTCCTGCTGTCAGGCTCAGTGGTGGTGggagtttcagctgcagagtcacaCACTGATCTTGTGGGTCCTCTCATGCAGCTGTGTCCATGGGAACAAGGTTACAGGTGTCCAAGctctcctccaagctgtggggctgtgggcaATGCAGCCTGTGTCATTCCCTAGGAAATGAGCTGACTCTCCCTTCCTGAGATACCATCATCAGGACACTTGGCTATTTTCTTGGGCTGTCCTTCCAAGCTGTGAGCTGCACTCCAGGATGCAGGTCTGTCCCACAGCATCTTGCTGTTCCTGAATGCCACATGGAGAAGCACAGAGACACTATGACTGAGGAAATGCTGCTGGGTTTGTGAAATGTACCATGTGTGAACTTGGCAAGAAGTGGGGTGCAGAGACCTTGAGAAAGGGGGAGTCACTTGGTGTTGGACAGTGGGTGACTCTGCTCTCAGTAGTGCCTGGAGTCTTTTCGGGTTAACGTGGGGGTGTGATTACCCTCCATCTGAGAAAGGTGAGAGCCTAGGGTAGCTGGCAACAAGACAGAGTGACAGACCTGCTCCCCTCGCACTGCACTAAGCCACAGGCAATCCTCTTGCCTCCCAGGACACACTTTGATTTCTCCGAGTGAAGCAGAAATGATGAGGGTTTCTAAAATCCAAGAAAATCACCAGGTGAGGTAGTGGAGAGCtctaaacacacacacacacacacaccgccctTTCACTCAAACAgtgttttcattgttgtttcTTAGCCCTGGGAGTGCAGATGCTGACAAGCACTTCTACATTGGGAGCAGTTTCATCTGACCAATTCAAACACCAAAATGACCCCCCCCCAACAGACACGATTGCCAGAAACTCACTGCTGCAAAGCAGGGCTGACTCCTTGGCAGCCAATGGGCAGAGGCCCTGCTCCTTACGACACACGCAGCCAGCTCTAACCAGAGCTCCATCCACAGAGCTGAACAGAGATCtcattgaaatggaaaaaatgtggtGAACATGTAGTATGAGAAATGGCTTTGATTTTGGTCAGGGACTAATGTCCTAACTTGTCACTGTACTTGCCTCCCTGTTCAGTGCTCCAcacccagaggcagcagatgtccaacagcagctccatcacccagttcctcctcctggcatttgcagacacgagggagctgcagctcttgcacttctggctcttcctggccatctacctggctgccctcctggccAATGGCCTCGTCATCACCGCTGTAGCCTGTGACCTCAGCCTCTACacacccatgtacttcttcctcctcaacctctccctccttgacCTGGGcaccatctccaccactgtccccaaagCCATGGCCAACTCCCTCTGGGACACCAGGGCCATTTCCTATGCAGGATGTGCTGCACAGTTCTTTCTGTTCATCTTTTTGATCTCAGCAGAGTACTTTATTCTCACAGTCATGGCCTATgaccgctacgttgccatctgcaaacccctgcactacgggaccctcctgggcagcagagcttgtgtccacatggcagcagctgcctggggcactGGTTTCCTctatgctgtgctgcacactgccaatacattttcactacccctctgccaaggcaatgctgtggaccagttcttctgtgagatcccccagatcctcaagctTACCTGCTCAGGTGCCTACCTCCGGGAGGTTGGGGTACTTGTAGTTAGTGTCTGTTTTgcatttgggtgttttgttttcattgtgctgtcctatgggcagatcttcagggctgtgctgaggatcccctctgagcagggacggcacaaagccttttccacctgcctccctcacctCGCCGTGGTCTCCTTGTTTCTAAGCACTGGCATGTTTGCGgacctgaagcccccctccatctcctcgcCAACCCTGGACCTGCTGGTTGCAGTTCTGTACTCAGTGGTGCCTCCAGCCTTGAACcccctcatctacagcatgagaAACCATGAGATCAAGGATGCCCTGAGAAAACTAATCACTGGATactgttcagaagaaatgaaCTGCATGTTGTTTTTGCATAGGACTCATATCTCATTACAAGCCCAGCATGTCTTCTGGTGGGTTTTTATGGTGATTTTGGTGGTTTGAGTGTGGTTTTTGATtactctttttgctttgttttacttttctttgtggaaagcattcagataaGTTTCTTCCTCTGGTTTCTAATTCACACTCTATCCAGATTTTGTGTGTCCCGCAGGTTGTGCAAATGAGGACCCATTCCCTCTGTGTATTTAACCAAAATAAAGGGCCCTGCAGTGACTTGTTTTTCTGAGATCCTTCCTCCAAGACCTTCTccgcagctgcagggagcagtgcctgtgtgcagaggggaagaagaaaagaatactggcacagcagcactgccttaGAGCACCAGTGCTTGGTCTTTCCCGAGCTGCTCTCTTCCCACttccatgctttccttctgaaccCTTTGGTTGGTGGAAGGCCTGAGTGCTCTTCAAGCATGGTTAGAGTCCTGCTGTGTGGCAGACCTGTGGCCGCAGTCAAGGACAGGCAGTGGGCACCTGTGTGACAGAGCTGGCCTCCATTGCAGCATTTCTATCATACAAGGGGATCTCCTCAGGCCTTGTGCCATGGATGCCCCCCTGGGACTCACCCCTCTCCACTCTAGAGGAGCTGTTGTGCACTTCAGAGtgtctggggctgtggggtgagtgCCCAGAGTTCTGCAGCACCCTGTGGTGGGCACTGCTGTGGGGCCATGACAGACTGGTCTGTactggggagagggcagggaaggtgGAGGGAGGTCGGGGGCAGTGAGAAGAGTTtagggggagctgggctgggctggaaagtgccagggagagaaaaataccagGGTATAGCTTGTAGTGTGTGACCATGCAGGGCAAGGACTCACACCGGGGGTTTGTGTTGCAGAGTCAGGGCTTGTAGAAAGCATGGAAGACATGCAGGTGCAGGAGAGAGAAGGCTGGTCTGTGGCCTTGGTGGTGTGGACAGACAGCGAGGGTGGCTCAGCATCTTTGTCACTCTCAATGTCTCTCATTGGCCATTTCCAGCACTTGCTTGTCTCCCCAGCTTGACAGGTGAATTTTGCTGGGAGGCCATCTCCATCTTCCTGGTGGTCCaagggctggtttgggggaacagacagccctgcccagcctctcTCCTTCAGCAGACCCTGGAGCAGAGCTTTCTGCAAAGCCCTATGTGGAacaaggctgcagcagggcaggggtctGTCTGGAAGGAGGGCTTTTGGAAAGGTCTTGCTGGACAGCGAGATGGACAGGACGCAGCCATGTGCCTTGGAAGCAAGGGAGGACGGGAGCACTCTGGGCTATATGAACAGGACCATGAGCAGGTGAGTGAGGGAAGAGATTCTACAGAACACTGTGTCCAGATTTCAGATCCCAATATAGGAAAGATGTATGCAAGCTGGAGCCACTTTAGCAAAGGGCTCCCATAATGGTCCAAGGCAGGAAGACTTtacctgtgaggagaggctgagggagctgggcttgtccagcctggagaaaggaAGATCTTGGGCAAAACATGTAGCAGCATTGCAGTGTTCCCAGGAAGACTGAGTCAGGCTCGTGTCCATGGTACAAGACacaaggacaagaggcaatgggctgAAAGAAGGGGGTTAGTGCACTTATAGAGAAATAAATTTCCAACATGAGGatagtcaaacactggaagcTCTTTCCCAGGAAGTTTGTGCCAGCTCTATCCCAGAAAGTGACTAAGGTGTCTTTGGATAAAACCCTGAGTAATCTGGTCTGGCCCTGCTTTGTGCAGGAGATTTTTCCAAaaacctcctgaggtcccttccagcccgAATGACGctgcccttccttccccttcataCTTTCAAATTAGGGAGAGCTCTCGGGGTCTCCCTGaccacaaaaataattcacatcAGGTGCAGGGATGATTTATATGTGCCCCCATACATACAGCCCTGACCATATCAAGAATTCTTCAGTAGGTGTTTTTGTGATTTCCCCAGGTGTATCAGTATCTatttgtattgggtctggctgagatggagttaatactccccacagcagccctcatagcactgtgccctgcatcagtagctagaaaggtgttgatagcacaccagtgttttggctactgctgagcagtgctggcacagcatcaaggctgtctccccaacatttttgccctcccctcaatggcaggctggggcagggcaagatcttgggaggggacacaatcaggacagctgacctgaactaaccaaacagatattccataccatatgacgtcagctcagatataaaagctaagtaaagggagacagagggggggcattttgtcttccggagcaaccactacgcgtactgaagccctgcttcccgagaagtggctagacatcgcctgctgatgggaagtagagaataacatcatctgtttttttcctttgctttcgcacgcgcgacctttgctatcactgcattaaactgtccttatcttgacccacgagccttctgttatattttcttcccccccagctgaggagggggagtgatagagcggctttggtgggcacctgg includes these proteins:
- the LOC142027918 gene encoding olfactory receptor 14C36-like, yielding MSNSSSITQFLLLAFADTRELQLLHFWLFLAIYLAALLANGLVITAVACDLSLYTPMYFFLLNLSLLDLGTISTTVPKAMANSLWDTRAISYAGCAAQFFLFIFLISAEYFILTVMAYDRYVAICKPLHYGTLLGSRACVHMAAAAWGTGFLYAVLHTANTFSLPLCQGNAVDQFFCEIPQILKLTCSGAYLREVGVLVVSVCFAFGCFVFIVLSYGQIFRAVLRIPSEQGRHKAFSTCLPHLAVVSLFLSTGMFADLKPPSISSPTLDLLVAVLYSVVPPALNPLIYSMRNHEIKDALRKLITGYCSEEMNCMLFLHRTHISLQAQHVFWWVFMVILVV